One genomic segment of Flagellimonas marinaquae includes these proteins:
- a CDS encoding TonB-dependent receptor gives MKFKILMVLSLFRMVSAFAQSTLNVSVKDSHSNEPLIGVTAILESLEIGAISDENGNIQIENIPNGTFILQLSYIGYAPIKKSLTFPLDPESQGQIFAMVPQTEEMEEVTLVSTRSTRTIEDIPTRVEVIAGEELSEKGNMKPGDIRMLLNESTGIRTQQTSATSYNSSIRIQGLDGKYTQLLRDGFPLYSGFASGLSLMQIAPLDLKQVEVIKGSSSTLYGGGAIAGLVNLISKTPEDAPELSFMANATSALGLDLSGFYSQKFDKVGTTVFASYNLGTPYDPADIGLTAIPEFDRVTLNPKLYWYLDEKTELMLGMNAIWEDRLGGNMDYVKGDEVVDPYFESNETERLSTQLGFKHSFNEQNRLELKNSFSFYDRTIQVPDFTFSGYQRSSFSELNYANNSDSGSEWVFGANLWTEYFNDTRGDESQALDQSFQILGLFAQNVWPIDETLSLETGFRADFHSDYGAMALPRLSVLFEPSQSLTFRLGGGMGYKTPTVFTEDAERVQFRNVLPIDVDQTDLERSIGGNFDVNYKWTPFPGVVMTLNTLLFYTKIDDPMVLELTDSGYYTFLQPDGYVDTRGAEVNLKVKYGDFKLFTGYTHANVEQHQNGTVTDFPLVAKHRLNNVLMYEKEEKFWVGLEAYYYSPQKLSTGETGQSYWIMGLMSEKKFGDKFSIFLNFENFLDTRQTRFDQIYTGSLSDPQFTDIYAPVDGFVVNGGVKIKL, from the coding sequence ATGAAATTTAAAATATTAATGGTACTGTCCCTGTTCAGGATGGTATCCGCGTTTGCACAAAGCACATTGAATGTGTCAGTTAAAGATTCCCATAGCAATGAACCCCTGATCGGTGTCACGGCCATTCTGGAATCCCTGGAAATAGGAGCAATTTCCGATGAGAATGGGAACATTCAAATAGAAAATATTCCTAATGGCACCTTTATATTACAGTTAAGCTATATAGGATATGCACCTATTAAAAAATCATTGACATTCCCATTGGATCCAGAATCACAGGGACAAATATTTGCCATGGTGCCACAAACGGAAGAAATGGAAGAGGTTACCCTGGTATCTACTAGGAGCACCCGAACCATTGAGGATATCCCGACGAGGGTGGAAGTAATTGCAGGGGAGGAGCTTTCCGAAAAAGGGAATATGAAACCGGGGGATATCCGTATGCTTTTAAATGAAAGTACCGGAATACGTACACAACAGACCTCGGCAACAAGTTATAATTCCAGTATACGCATCCAGGGCTTGGATGGTAAGTACACCCAGTTACTGAGGGATGGATTCCCATTGTACTCTGGATTTGCCAGTGGCCTAAGCCTAATGCAAATTGCCCCTTTGGATCTTAAACAAGTTGAGGTTATCAAGGGGTCAAGCTCCACTTTGTACGGTGGGGGCGCTATTGCTGGCTTGGTCAACCTTATTTCCAAAACCCCGGAAGACGCTCCTGAACTTAGTTTTATGGCCAATGCTACTTCGGCACTCGGTTTGGATCTGAGCGGTTTTTATTCCCAAAAGTTTGATAAGGTCGGCACCACCGTGTTCGCTTCCTATAATTTAGGAACACCCTATGATCCAGCAGATATTGGATTAACAGCCATTCCAGAGTTTGATAGGGTCACCCTAAACCCAAAATTATATTGGTATTTGGATGAGAAGACCGAATTGATGTTGGGTATGAATGCCATTTGGGAAGATCGTCTTGGAGGTAATATGGATTATGTCAAGGGTGACGAAGTGGTCGATCCTTATTTTGAATCGAACGAAACCGAAAGGCTCTCCACCCAACTGGGGTTCAAACATTCTTTTAATGAACAAAACCGTTTAGAGCTCAAAAACAGTTTTAGTTTTTATGATAGAACCATCCAGGTGCCGGATTTTACTTTTTCTGGTTATCAACGCTCATCTTTTAGTGAACTTAATTATGCCAACAATTCAGATAGTGGATCGGAATGGGTGTTTGGGGCAAATCTTTGGACGGAATATTTTAATGATACCCGTGGCGATGAGTCCCAAGCTTTGGATCAATCCTTCCAGATACTTGGATTGTTTGCCCAAAATGTATGGCCCATTGATGAAACTTTGTCCTTGGAAACCGGTTTTCGGGCGGATTTCCATTCTGATTATGGCGCAATGGCCCTGCCCAGATTATCCGTACTCTTTGAACCCAGCCAATCCCTCACCTTTAGATTGGGGGGCGGAATGGGCTACAAAACGCCCACTGTGTTTACCGAAGATGCCGAACGGGTACAGTTTAGGAATGTATTGCCCATCGATGTGGACCAGACCGATCTTGAAAGGTCCATCGGGGGTAATTTTGATGTAAACTATAAATGGACACCTTTTCCCGGTGTGGTTATGACCCTGAACACTTTGCTTTTTTATACTAAAATTGATGACCCCATGGTATTGGAATTAACTGATAGTGGATACTATACTTTTCTACAACCAGATGGCTATGTGGATACCCGTGGGGCAGAGGTGAACTTGAAAGTGAAGTATGGGGATTTTAAATTGTTCACCGGATATACCCATGCCAATGTAGAACAACATCAAAATGGCACGGTAACAGATTTTCCATTGGTGGCCAAACATCGTCTGAACAATGTATTGATGTATGAAAAAGAAGAGAAATTTTGGGTAGGATTGGAAGCCTATTATTATAGCCCCCAAAAGTTGAGCACAGGAGAAACGGGGCAATCCTATTGGATAATGGGACTCATGAGTGAAAAGAAGTTTGGTGATAAATTTTCAATCTTTCTGAATTTTGAGAACTTTTTGGATACTCGCCAAACACGATTTGACCAAATATATACGGGAAGCCTCAGTGACCCACAGTTTACTGATATTTATGCGCCAGTAGATGGGTTTGTAGTAAATGGTGGAGTGAAAATCAAGCTTTAG
- a CDS encoding transporter, with protein MKIYITLLFLLILGIHTGTSNKTPVNPCTKTTSATLMMFDDFCDTCGCSGNGGSMGFGTGLNNNFIGLRYIAQRYQSRDGIFANSPWIDEHFNTLQLWTQIPLGERFIINAVLPYQFHYREFADNTEQSINGMGDATILGFYQILKQTPDSIISIKPRHTLQLGGGVKMPTGKFDEANLEGSVNPSFQLGTGSWDYLLAANYGITHRNWGLSVMANYTIKSKNDKEYRFGNQFNYALNTYKTYYFGTNFALTPQLGVGGEYFDKNEEYGLEVADTGGSAFFGKLGAEVNFKQYALGVSTMLPIAQDLNNGKVEVKNRFSVYLNINI; from the coding sequence ATGAAAATTTACATAACACTACTTTTTTTATTGATTTTAGGAATCCATACCGGGACATCCAATAAAACACCCGTAAATCCATGTACCAAAACCACATCGGCAACCCTAATGATGTTCGATGATTTTTGCGATACTTGCGGCTGTAGCGGAAATGGCGGAAGCATGGGTTTTGGCACCGGATTGAACAACAATTTCATAGGGCTCAGGTATATAGCCCAGCGTTATCAGTCCCGTGATGGTATTTTTGCCAATTCGCCGTGGATTGATGAGCACTTCAATACCCTACAATTATGGACACAGATTCCACTTGGAGAGCGTTTTATCATCAATGCCGTACTCCCCTATCAGTTCCACTATAGGGAATTTGCAGATAATACGGAACAAAGCATCAACGGAATGGGCGATGCTACCATTCTTGGGTTCTATCAAATACTGAAACAAACCCCGGATAGCATTATCTCAATCAAACCCCGACATACTTTGCAATTGGGAGGTGGTGTTAAAATGCCCACAGGCAAGTTTGATGAAGCAAACCTTGAAGGCAGTGTCAACCCCAGTTTTCAATTGGGAACCGGCAGCTGGGATTATCTGTTGGCCGCCAATTATGGTATCACCCATCGAAATTGGGGCTTGTCCGTTATGGCCAATTACACCATTAAGTCGAAAAACGATAAAGAATATCGTTTTGGAAATCAGTTTAATTACGCTCTCAACACCTACAAAACCTATTATTTTGGGACTAATTTTGCGTTAACCCCCCAACTTGGTGTTGGCGGTGAGTATTTCGACAAAAATGAAGAATACGGTTTAGAGGTAGCCGATACGGGGGGAAGTGCTTTTTTTGGCAAATTGGGCGCCGAAGTGAATTTTAAACAATACGCCCTGGGCGTTTCTACCATGTTACCCATTGCACAGGACCTGAACAATGGAAAAGTCGAAGTCAAAAACAGGTTTTCCGTGTATCTTAATATCAATATTTGA
- a CDS encoding cytochrome-c peroxidase: MKHLIWAILLMMLSACSQNDEEYRSIGDNELLSVTIPSNFPPMIYNVEANPPTKFGFELGKKLFYDGKLSANGFISCGFCHEQKFSFTHHGHQFSHGINDLEGTRNTPSIANMAFFSEFAWDGATNHLDLFPIIPITNEVEMGETMTGILQKLQKDGDYQNAFNAAFEEGGVSHENFLKAIAQFMVMMVSYNSKYDKYVRNEDGVTLTDQELQGMSIFKEKCASCHTSDLFSDGSFRNNGLPPNPNINDLGRALVSGSSDDNYKFKVPSLRNVALTAPYMHDGRFGSLESVLNFYQNGVQDSPTLDPLLKTDEGLGISLVETEKLALIAFLNTLTDQEFINDERFAEY, from the coding sequence ATGAAACATCTAATATGGGCAATCCTGCTAATGATGTTATCTGCCTGCAGCCAAAACGATGAGGAGTACCGGAGTATTGGTGACAACGAACTCTTGTCCGTTACCATACCTTCAAACTTTCCGCCAATGATCTATAATGTAGAAGCCAATCCTCCTACCAAATTCGGTTTTGAATTGGGAAAAAAACTGTTTTATGATGGCAAATTATCAGCAAACGGTTTTATATCCTGTGGTTTTTGTCATGAACAAAAATTTTCGTTCACGCACCATGGTCATCAATTTAGCCATGGCATAAACGATTTGGAAGGAACCCGAAACACTCCCTCGATTGCCAACATGGCTTTCTTTTCGGAATTCGCTTGGGACGGAGCCACCAATCACTTGGATCTTTTTCCCATAATCCCGATTACAAACGAGGTGGAAATGGGAGAAACCATGACAGGAATTCTTCAAAAATTACAGAAAGATGGCGATTACCAAAATGCATTCAATGCCGCTTTTGAAGAAGGCGGGGTAAGCCACGAGAACTTTTTGAAAGCCATTGCACAGTTTATGGTGATGATGGTTTCTTATAACTCCAAATACGACAAATATGTACGGAACGAAGATGGGGTTACTTTGACCGACCAAGAACTTCAAGGCATGTCAATTTTCAAAGAAAAATGCGCTAGCTGCCACACCTCCGACCTGTTTTCCGATGGAAGTTTTAGGAACAATGGCTTGCCCCCTAATCCAAATATCAATGATTTGGGAAGGGCTTTGGTAAGTGGCAGTTCGGATGACAATTACAAGTTCAAGGTGCCCAGTTTAAGGAATGTGGCCCTGACCGCCCCATACATGCACGATGGTAGATTTGGAAGCTTGGAGTCCGTACTGAACTTCTATCAAAATGGGGTTCAGGACTCACCCACGCTGGACCCCTTGTTAAAAACAGATGAAGGTCTGGGAATTTCTCTGGTCGAAACAGAAAAACTAGCCCTGATCGCCTTTTTAAATACCCTTACCGATCAAGAATTTATTAATGACGAAAGATTCGCCGAATACTAA